From the genome of Triticum aestivum cultivar Chinese Spring chromosome 3B, IWGSC CS RefSeq v2.1, whole genome shotgun sequence, one region includes:
- the LOC123071345 gene encoding 40S ribosomal protein S15a-1: MVRVSVLNDALKSMYNAEKRGKRQVMIRPSSKVIIKFLIVMQKHGYIGEFEYVDDHRSGKIVVELNGRLNKCGVISPRFDVGVKEIEGWTARLLPSRQFGYIVLTTSAGIMDHEEARRKNVGGKVLGFFY; this comes from the exons ATGGTGAGAGTCAGTGTGCTGAACGATGCTCTCAAGAGCATGTACAACGCTGAGAAGCGTGGGAAGAGGCAGGTCATGATCAGGCCTTCTTCCAAGGTCATTATCAAGTTCCTTATCGTCATGCAGAAGCATG GATACATTGGCGAGTTTGAGTATGTTGATGATCACAGGTCTGGCAAGATCGTGGTTGAATTGAATGGCAGGCTGAACAAGTGTGGTGTCATCAGTCCTCGCTTTGATGTTGGTGTCAAGGAGATTGAGGGATGGACTGCAAGGCTCCTTCCTTCTCGTCAG TTTGGTTACATCGTGCTGACAACCTCTGCTGGGATCATGGACCATGAGGAGGCAAGGCGTAAGAATGTTGGTGGCAAGGTGCTAGGCTTTTTCTACTGA